The Carnobacterium divergens genome includes a window with the following:
- a CDS encoding DUF1116 domain-containing protein, producing the protein MTYQTIDEANKAVAAKVVASSPFLLDVVPAKEVIPVLNGKVLLHAGPPIKWGNMPDPMKGSCIGAVLFEEWATTEDAARTLLESGQIEFIPCHHVDAVGPMGGITSGNMPVFVVENKTDHNVAYCTMNEGIGAVLRFGAYSDEVITRLRWMRDVLGPILGKAIRTIDNGMNLNVLIAKAIAMGDEFHQRNIAASLAFLKEMAPIIVGLEIDEKERQEVIKFLADTDQFFLNIMMAASKAIMDGARMIQEGTIVTAMCRNGENFGIRISGMGDEWFTGPVNTPQGLYFTGFSGEDASPDMGDSAITETFGVGGMAMIAAPAVTRFVGTGGFNDALAISNEMLEIVIDQNPNFPVPTWDFQGICLGIDARKVVETGITPVINTGIANIKAGAGQIGAGTVHPPVECFEKAIVAYAKKLGMEI; encoded by the coding sequence ATGACTTATCAAACAATTGACGAAGCAAATAAAGCAGTTGCTGCTAAAGTAGTGGCATCTTCTCCCTTTTTATTAGATGTGGTACCAGCAAAAGAAGTGATTCCTGTATTAAATGGGAAAGTATTGTTACACGCAGGGCCACCAATTAAATGGGGAAATATGCCAGATCCAATGAAGGGTTCTTGTATTGGAGCTGTTTTATTTGAAGAATGGGCAACAACGGAAGACGCAGCTCGCACCCTATTAGAAAGCGGACAGATTGAATTTATTCCGTGTCATCATGTGGACGCAGTAGGACCAATGGGGGGAATTACTTCTGGAAATATGCCCGTTTTTGTAGTCGAAAATAAAACGGATCATAATGTTGCATATTGTACGATGAATGAAGGCATCGGAGCTGTTTTACGTTTTGGCGCGTATTCAGATGAAGTAATTACTCGTTTACGTTGGATGCGCGATGTGTTAGGTCCGATTTTAGGCAAAGCCATTCGCACTATTGACAACGGAATGAATTTAAATGTTTTAATCGCTAAAGCGATTGCAATGGGAGATGAATTCCATCAACGTAATATTGCTGCATCCCTTGCCTTCCTTAAAGAAATGGCGCCGATTATTGTCGGTTTAGAGATTGATGAAAAAGAACGTCAAGAAGTCATCAAGTTTTTAGCAGATACGGATCAATTTTTCTTAAATATCATGATGGCTGCTAGTAAAGCAATTATGGATGGTGCCCGAATGATTCAAGAAGGTACGATTGTAACAGCGATGTGCCGAAATGGTGAAAATTTTGGTATCCGAATTAGTGGTATGGGAGATGAATGGTTTACAGGACCTGTTAATACCCCGCAAGGTCTCTACTTCACTGGTTTTTCAGGAGAAGATGCCAGCCCTGATATGGGAGATAGTGCGATTACTGAAACATTTGGAGTAGGAGGAATGGCAATGATTGCTGCTCCAGCAGTAACTCGTTTTGTCGGAACAGGTGGTTTTAACGACGCATTGGCCATCAGTAATGAAATGTTGGAAATTGTGATTGACCAAAACCCTAATTTCCCAGTACCAACTTGGGATTTCCAAGGGATTTGTCTCGGAATCGATGCTAGAAAAGTTGTTGAAACAGGGATTACTCCTGTAATTAATACAGGCATTGCAAATATTAAAGCTGGAGCAGGTCAGATTGGAGCGGGTACCGTTCATCCACCCGTTGAATGTTTTGAAAAAGCAATAGTTGCCTATGCTAAAAAACTTGGGATGGAAATTTAA
- the allC gene encoding allantoate deiminase, giving the protein MDLTKEVAENVKWLSNIGADPTGGTTRLLYSDFWLEAQNGVKQKLSDIGMVTSFDAIGNLFGRLEGSKYPNETILTGSHIDTVVNGGKLDGQFGVISSYLAVKYLKEQYGTPLRSLEVISMAEEEGSRFPFAFWGSKNLMGLAKKEDVSEIADFNGVKFVEAMRNAGFDFKDEEETLRKDIKAFLEIHIEQGNVLELENKSVGVVTSIVGQKRYTMILKGQANHAGTTPMKYRKDAIYGFSKICSQSIDKARLVGEPLVLTFGKVEPKPNTVNVVPGEVLFTMDCRHTDQNVLNDFTAEIEEDMHQIADELGLELTVDLWMDETPIPMDKKMIEVIKKVAEKEGINYRMMHSGAGHDSQIIAPQIPTGMIFVPSIDGISHNPAEDTKLEDLVEGVKTMALALYELAYVD; this is encoded by the coding sequence ATGGATTTAACAAAAGAAGTGGCAGAAAATGTTAAATGGCTTTCAAATATAGGAGCAGATCCAACTGGAGGAACCACGCGCTTGTTGTATTCTGATTTCTGGTTAGAAGCTCAAAATGGTGTAAAACAAAAGCTTTCTGATATTGGAATGGTCACAAGTTTTGATGCAATAGGCAATCTTTTCGGTCGTTTGGAAGGAAGCAAGTATCCAAATGAAACCATTTTAACAGGCTCACATATTGACACTGTGGTAAATGGTGGGAAATTAGATGGACAATTTGGTGTGATTTCTTCTTATTTGGCAGTTAAGTATTTAAAAGAACAATACGGAACACCTCTTCGTTCGCTTGAAGTGATTTCAATGGCAGAAGAAGAAGGAAGCCGTTTTCCATTTGCTTTTTGGGGAAGTAAAAATTTGATGGGTCTTGCAAAAAAAGAAGACGTATCTGAAATAGCCGATTTTAATGGAGTGAAATTTGTTGAGGCTATGAGAAACGCTGGTTTTGATTTTAAAGATGAAGAAGAAACGCTTCGTAAAGATATTAAAGCCTTCTTGGAAATTCATATCGAACAAGGAAATGTATTAGAATTAGAAAATAAATCAGTCGGCGTGGTGACAAGCATCGTCGGTCAAAAGCGCTATACAATGATTTTAAAAGGTCAAGCAAATCATGCCGGAACCACTCCAATGAAGTATCGAAAAGACGCGATTTATGGATTTAGTAAAATCTGTTCCCAATCCATTGATAAAGCACGATTAGTTGGAGAACCATTGGTACTGACTTTTGGAAAAGTAGAGCCAAAACCCAATACTGTGAATGTTGTTCCTGGAGAAGTTTTGTTCACAATGGATTGCCGTCATACAGATCAAAACGTTCTAAATGACTTTACAGCGGAGATTGAAGAAGATATGCACCAAATTGCTGATGAATTAGGTTTAGAGTTAACCGTGGATTTATGGATGGACGAAACACCGATTCCAATGGATAAAAAAATGATTGAGGTTATTAAAAAGGTAGCTGAAAAAGAAGGCATCAATTATCGTATGATGCACAGTGGCGCGGGTCATGATTCTCAAATTATTGCCCCTCAAATACCAACAGGTATGATTTTTGTACCAAGTATTGATGGCATTAGTCACAATCCAGCAGAAGACACGAAATTAGAAGATTTAGTTGAAGGTGTTAAAACAATGGCGTTAGCTTTGTATGAGCTAGCTTACGTAGATTAA
- a CDS encoding alpha/beta hydrolase codes for MDYQEFTYSTLQGLPLMATFYPATHSKDSQTILYIHGGGLVWGSRKDLPADYIDLFHKAGYNFLTFDYPLAPETTLPEIVASIKQGIQWFHKVAASELKLSFSDFHLFGRSAGAYLAFLVCKDQTLPQPKTLISFYGYESINASFYSKPSPYYLHFPTVSVELKNAIIGNKPLAFGAIEERYGIYMYARQSGRWLDMVLPAILQAKNYSLTDTDLLSLPPTFLAQSTTDEDVPYEIGESLAKKIPINQFVSVENEPHDFDKNPKNSKALAVYHQLIQWLTSHEIKKDSN; via the coding sequence ATGGATTATCAAGAATTTACGTATAGTACCTTACAAGGACTTCCTTTAATGGCTACTTTCTACCCAGCAACACATTCTAAAGACAGTCAAACCATTCTTTACATTCATGGTGGTGGGCTTGTTTGGGGCAGTCGCAAGGATTTGCCTGCTGATTATATCGACCTTTTTCATAAAGCTGGATACAATTTTTTAACTTTTGACTATCCATTGGCACCTGAAACCACTTTACCTGAAATAGTAGCCTCCATCAAGCAAGGAATTCAATGGTTCCATAAGGTTGCAGCTTCAGAGTTAAAGCTTTCTTTTTCGGATTTTCATTTATTCGGTCGCTCAGCCGGCGCTTATCTAGCTTTTTTAGTTTGCAAAGATCAAACGCTCCCTCAGCCTAAAACGTTAATTAGTTTTTACGGGTATGAATCAATTAATGCTTCTTTTTACTCAAAACCAAGCCCGTACTATTTGCATTTCCCTACAGTTTCAGTGGAACTAAAAAATGCAATTATTGGAAATAAACCTCTTGCTTTTGGTGCAATTGAAGAGCGTTATGGAATTTATATGTACGCAAGACAGTCTGGTCGTTGGTTAGACATGGTTTTACCAGCAATTTTACAAGCAAAAAACTATTCTCTAACCGATACGGATCTTCTGTCATTGCCTCCGACCTTTTTAGCTCAAAGTACTACTGACGAGGATGTTCCTTATGAAATTGGAGAATCCTTAGCTAAAAAAATCCCAATAAATCAATTTGTATCTGTTGAAAATGAACCTCATGATTTTGATAAAAACCCTAAAAATTCAAAAGCATTAGCGGTTTATCATCAGTTGATTCAATGGTTAACCTCTCATGAAATAAAAAAGGATTCTAACTGA
- a CDS encoding DUF2877 domain-containing protein — protein MNVVYPQKKSSYLGTFLHEPSVWYVHSLFKNGVNLSNGTDLLFIGTDKNGELPFAVHLSQFQLQNLIPKLRLNQAFTFQQNEWFSEDQTIRISLDFAIDFCSTGTVQPFFSSKRFTELMGKATLLTAFNGFECPLPDTKELTGYNQTFIHAFKQLQTNEEKEIESGLRYFIGRGKGETPSGDDLLVGLLSVDTAYPILSTKVRRMLMKLIMNENLTTDISNAYLKVALSHQFSTSINGLLKELTKNKTTTSEMGHFLTALSKTGHTSGLDTLTGMILGLFIKEKQVSEEEK, from the coding sequence ATGAATGTAGTTTACCCACAAAAAAAATCAAGTTATCTAGGAACGTTCTTACATGAACCCTCCGTTTGGTATGTTCATAGTCTGTTTAAAAATGGTGTTAATCTATCAAATGGGACGGATCTCCTTTTTATTGGAACGGATAAAAATGGAGAATTGCCCTTTGCAGTTCATTTGAGCCAGTTTCAACTTCAAAATTTGATCCCTAAACTACGTTTAAACCAAGCTTTTACATTTCAGCAGAATGAATGGTTTAGTGAAGATCAGACCATTAGAATTTCCTTAGATTTTGCCATTGATTTTTGCTCGACAGGTACAGTACAGCCCTTCTTTAGTTCCAAGCGGTTCACTGAGTTGATGGGTAAAGCAACATTATTGACAGCGTTTAATGGTTTTGAATGTCCTCTTCCTGACACTAAAGAATTAACAGGCTACAATCAAACTTTTATCCATGCGTTTAAGCAGCTACAAACAAATGAAGAAAAGGAAATAGAATCAGGTTTACGTTATTTTATAGGTCGTGGTAAAGGGGAAACGCCATCTGGAGATGATTTGTTAGTGGGATTATTAAGTGTTGATACCGCATACCCAATCTTATCCACTAAGGTTAGAAGGATGCTAATGAAACTAATCATGAATGAAAACCTAACGACGGATATTAGCAACGCCTATTTAAAGGTGGCGTTATCTCATCAATTTAGCACCTCAATAAATGGCTTGCTAAAAGAATTGACAAAAAACAAAACAACAACATCTGAAATGGGACATTTCCTAACGGCGTTATCTAAAACAGGACATACCTCTGGTTTGGATACACTTACAGGAATGATCCTTGGTTTATTTATTAAAGAAAAACAAGTATCTGAGGAGGAAAAATAG
- the allD gene encoding ureidoglycolate dehydrogenase, which translates to MTELEMVKITKEELHQLIQKKLEKAGLSSIHADTVADTLAFADSRGIHSHGAVRVDYYAERIAKGGTNLAPKFKFNQTGPSVGVFEADNGVGHFAANEALKEAITLAKETGIGVVGVHQMGHSGALAYFVKQAAEQDMIALSVCQSDPMVVPFGGAEPYFGTNPIAFATPRFGHSPVVFDMATTVQAWGKILDARSRNVDIPDTWAVDGEGNATTNPHEVKALLPIAGPKGYGLMMMVDILSGTLLGLPFGKHVSSMYTDITAGRNLGQLHIVINPSFFTDLEQFKKDINQMVEELHESKPANGFDQVLYPGELSEIIEAKYEKEGIPIVKSIYDYLQSDTIHFDQYNKASAFGEKVQ; encoded by the coding sequence ATGACAGAATTAGAAATGGTAAAAATAACAAAAGAGGAACTTCACCAGTTGATTCAAAAAAAATTAGAAAAAGCAGGCTTATCCAGTATTCATGCGGATACTGTAGCAGATACACTAGCTTTCGCTGATTCAAGAGGAATCCATTCTCATGGCGCAGTTCGTGTCGATTATTATGCAGAACGCATTGCAAAAGGTGGGACGAATTTAGCGCCTAAATTTAAATTTAATCAAACCGGACCAAGTGTCGGTGTTTTTGAAGCAGATAATGGAGTCGGTCATTTTGCAGCAAATGAGGCTTTAAAAGAAGCGATTACTCTTGCAAAAGAAACAGGTATCGGAGTTGTCGGTGTCCATCAAATGGGACATAGTGGGGCCTTAGCTTATTTTGTTAAACAAGCTGCTGAACAAGACATGATTGCCCTATCTGTTTGTCAATCCGATCCGATGGTGGTTCCTTTTGGCGGGGCAGAGCCGTATTTTGGAACAAATCCGATTGCATTTGCAACGCCGCGCTTTGGTCATTCACCAGTCGTATTTGATATGGCGACAACCGTTCAAGCGTGGGGTAAAATTTTAGATGCTCGTTCAAGAAATGTTGATATTCCAGATACGTGGGCAGTGGACGGTGAAGGAAATGCGACAACAAATCCACATGAAGTGAAAGCGCTATTGCCAATTGCTGGACCAAAAGGCTATGGCTTGATGATGATGGTGGATATTTTATCGGGTACATTATTAGGTTTGCCATTTGGGAAACATGTTTCGTCGATGTATACCGATATTACCGCGGGTAGAAACTTAGGTCAACTCCATATTGTAATCAATCCAAGCTTTTTCACTGACTTAGAGCAATTTAAAAAAGACATTAATCAAATGGTGGAAGAACTTCACGAATCAAAACCAGCTAATGGTTTTGATCAAGTGCTTTATCCAGGTGAATTGTCAGAAATTATTGAAGCTAAATATGAAAAAGAAGGCATTCCAATCGTTAAATCGATTTATGATTATTTACAAAGTGATACGATTCATTTTGATCAATACAACAAAGCAAGTGCTTTTGGTGAAAAAGTCCAATAA
- the allE gene encoding (S)-ureidoglycine aminohydrolase — protein sequence MGYKNNRIGYSDELLASRSIIRRGNFALIPPDGLVKNTVPGFEDCELSILSTPKLGATFVDYIVTMLPNGRNELGFGEEGVETFVYVLDGKVKISDGETEYIHTTGGYVYLPAGKKMYLENVNGANSELFLYKKRYEAIAGHTAHVVSGNTNEMAAEHYEGMSDVLLTDLLPKELGFDMNFHILSFKPGASHGYIETHVQEHGAYMLSGSGVYVLDNEWIPIQKGDYLFMGAYVPQATYAVGRDESFSYLYSKDCNRDAQI from the coding sequence GTGGGTTATAAAAATAATCGGATTGGTTATAGTGATGAATTATTAGCATCACGTTCAATTATTAGAAGAGGAAATTTTGCATTGATTCCACCAGACGGACTAGTAAAAAATACAGTTCCTGGTTTTGAAGACTGTGAGTTATCTATTCTTTCAACACCAAAATTAGGCGCAACCTTTGTAGACTATATTGTAACAATGTTGCCAAATGGTAGAAATGAACTAGGATTTGGAGAAGAAGGTGTTGAAACCTTTGTTTACGTGTTAGATGGAAAAGTTAAAATAAGCGATGGTGAAACCGAATACATTCATACAACTGGTGGTTATGTTTATCTACCAGCGGGTAAAAAAATGTATTTAGAAAACGTAAATGGAGCAAATAGTGAATTATTTTTATATAAAAAGCGTTACGAAGCGATTGCTGGTCATACAGCCCATGTGGTGAGTGGCAATACAAATGAAATGGCAGCAGAACATTATGAAGGAATGTCAGATGTTTTATTAACGGATTTATTGCCAAAAGAGTTAGGTTTTGATATGAATTTCCATATTCTTTCATTTAAACCAGGAGCAAGTCATGGTTATATTGAAACGCATGTTCAAGAACATGGCGCATATATGTTATCAGGTTCAGGTGTTTATGTACTGGATAATGAATGGATTCCAATTCAAAAAGGCGATTATTTATTTATGGGCGCATACGTGCCACAAGCAACATATGCAGTAGGACGTGACGAAAGCTTTAGTTATTTATACTCAAAAGATTGCAATCGTGATGCACAAATTTAA
- the allD gene encoding ureidoglycolate dehydrogenase produces MKLSKKELHQLIQTKIQRAGLSKEQAEIVSDVLTFADARGIHSHGAVRVEYYAERIAKGGITNQPHFEFKKIAPSCGIFEADNGSGHVAATKAMSEAMKMAKETGIGAVGIRNMSHSGALAYFVEMAAQEDLVALSVCQSDPMVVPFGGSEAYYGTNPIAFAAPSADERMITFDMATTVQAWGKVLHARSKKEPIPNTWAVDETGEPTTDPTKVNALLPIAGPKGSGLMMMVDILSGVLLGLPFGKHVSSMYHDLSKGRELGQLHIVFNPAFFTDLTEFKQNISQMLDELKEIPPANGFTEVNFPGERGRLREARYEELGIELVDDIYTYLISNTIHENKYDHKNKFAE; encoded by the coding sequence TTGAAACTATCAAAAAAAGAACTACATCAATTGATTCAAACTAAAATTCAACGAGCGGGTTTAAGTAAAGAACAGGCTGAAATTGTTAGTGATGTTTTAACCTTTGCAGATGCTAGAGGCATTCATTCTCATGGAGCAGTTCGGGTGGAATATTATGCGGAACGCATTGCAAAAGGTGGGATTACCAATCAACCTCATTTTGAATTCAAAAAAATAGCTCCGAGTTGTGGGATTTTTGAAGCAGACAACGGCTCAGGTCATGTAGCTGCTACTAAAGCAATGAGTGAAGCAATGAAGATGGCAAAAGAAACTGGCATAGGTGCAGTTGGTATTCGTAATATGTCTCATAGTGGGGCCTTGGCTTACTTTGTTGAAATGGCGGCTCAAGAAGATTTAGTTGCTTTGTCAGTCTGTCAGTCAGATCCAATGGTGGTTCCTTTTGGTGGTAGTGAAGCCTACTACGGGACTAATCCAATTGCATTTGCAGCACCATCAGCAGATGAACGGATGATTACTTTTGATATGGCGACAACGGTTCAAGCATGGGGAAAAGTGTTACATGCTCGATCTAAAAAAGAACCGATACCCAATACGTGGGCAGTAGATGAAACTGGCGAACCAACCACAGATCCAACCAAAGTCAATGCTTTGCTTCCAATTGCTGGACCAAAAGGATCTGGCTTAATGATGATGGTAGATATTTTATCAGGTGTTTTATTGGGTTTACCTTTTGGCAAACATGTTTCATCAATGTATCATGACTTATCCAAAGGGCGTGAATTAGGACAACTGCATATAGTGTTCAATCCAGCATTTTTTACTGATTTAACAGAATTTAAGCAAAATATCTCACAGATGTTAGATGAATTAAAAGAAATCCCTCCTGCTAATGGCTTTACTGAGGTGAATTTCCCAGGAGAACGTGGTCGTTTAAGAGAAGCGCGCTATGAAGAGTTGGGAATTGAATTAGTAGATGACATTTACACTTATTTAATCAGTAACACAATCCATGAGAATAAATACGACCATAAAAATAAATTTGCTGAGTAA
- a CDS encoding MFS transporter, producing MENSQAIKQKGMEYWKQIIVMLCLGWAIIWVYRSALSPIFPELNASLGGGISDASLGAISSFYFFGYTGMQIPAGILVDKFGKKMVLIPGFTLFALAAILIANANGITMVYAGSLLAGIGCGSYYGSAYSLSSESIPAERRGLSTAIINSGSAIGMGIGLILSSLLVKQLHLPWQIMMYLVAGLVILIMIAFVKVIRSTPDEVIQKSSKTKIEHAPEDKVSMKRLFAPNMIASYILYFATCYGYYMVVTWLPSFLQQERGFQGVAIGFSAALVAFSAIPGALFFSRLSDKFQSKKIHFIVVLELLAAVMLVLTVLAPTSGILLVGLILYGLLGKLAVEPIIISYIADTAPKKGYGTTFGVFNFFGMSSSVLAPWVTGLISDATGSKVNGFYLSALIMVVGTVLFLVANLMMRNKENA from the coding sequence ATGGAGAATAGTCAAGCAATCAAACAAAAAGGAATGGAATACTGGAAACAAATCATTGTCATGTTGTGTTTAGGGTGGGCCATTATTTGGGTATATCGTTCAGCACTATCCCCAATTTTCCCAGAGTTAAATGCTTCATTAGGTGGTGGAATTAGTGATGCTTCACTAGGAGCCATCTCAAGTTTTTATTTCTTTGGCTATACAGGAATGCAAATTCCAGCTGGGATTTTAGTTGATAAATTTGGTAAGAAAATGGTCTTGATTCCAGGGTTTACGTTATTTGCTTTAGCAGCTATTTTAATAGCAAATGCCAATGGGATTACGATGGTTTATGCAGGTAGTTTGTTAGCTGGGATTGGTTGTGGCTCTTACTATGGGTCAGCATACTCGTTATCATCAGAAAGTATCCCCGCAGAACGTCGTGGTCTTTCAACCGCAATTATTAATAGTGGTTCAGCAATCGGAATGGGTATTGGTTTAATTTTATCAAGTTTACTAGTAAAACAATTGCATTTGCCTTGGCAAATTATGATGTATTTAGTGGCTGGTCTTGTTATTTTAATTATGATTGCCTTTGTTAAAGTCATTCGTTCAACACCAGATGAGGTAATTCAAAAAAGTTCTAAAACAAAAATTGAACATGCACCAGAAGACAAAGTTTCAATGAAACGTCTATTTGCACCTAATATGATTGCTTCTTATATTTTATATTTTGCAACTTGTTATGGTTACTATATGGTTGTTACCTGGTTGCCATCTTTCTTACAACAAGAGCGCGGATTCCAAGGCGTTGCAATTGGTTTTTCAGCAGCATTAGTGGCTTTTTCAGCAATTCCAGGAGCGCTATTTTTCAGTCGCCTATCCGATAAGTTTCAATCTAAAAAAATTCATTTTATTGTTGTGTTGGAGTTATTAGCTGCAGTTATGCTTGTTTTAACTGTTTTAGCACCAACTTCAGGGATTTTATTAGTGGGCTTAATTTTGTATGGATTACTTGGAAAATTAGCTGTAGAACCCATTATTATTTCGTATATTGCGGATACAGCACCTAAAAAAGGCTATGGAACAACTTTTGGCGTCTTCAACTTCTTCGGAATGAGTTCATCTGTACTAGCTCCTTGGGTAACAGGATTGATTTCGGATGCTACTGGATCTAAAGTAAATGGATTTTATTTATCAGCCTTAATCATGGTTGTAGGAACTGTTTTATTCTTAGTAGCTAATTTAATGATGCGTAATAAAGAAAATGCTTAA
- the fdrA gene encoding acyl-CoA synthetase FdrA, which produces MLHTIIKENAYQDSVVLMLLTNKINTMDGINRVSIMMATPANKDIFGGSGLRTPELEAASANDMAIVLDIESEEIVPTVLEEIDAFLLSQATSSNEAAEETIHTWDKAMKIGKDATIAMLSIPGTYAALEAETALDEGLNVFIFSDNVSIEDELHLKQKAHEKGLLVMGPDCGTGIINGVPMAFTNIVRPGKIGIVGASGTGIQEVSTLIDKLGAGVTNAIGTGGRDLSEKIGGITMLDSIAALEKDANTEVIVVISKPPAKAVRDKVLAALRNVTKPVVTIFLGEKPTYHEENLYHAYTLEETARIAVDLLNHQPIEVMSEEIEIPTVHLQDSQKHIKGYYSGGTLASETAMLIADAMKLENGLIKKDGFVLKTDGNEVIDLGDDMYTQGKPHPMIDPEKRIEMIQQAADDETTAIILLDVVLGYGAHDDMATALAPTIKETIAKAKAKGRELIVIGTVVGTTSDPQNFFHQKQLLEEAGVLVCDSNNQAVRTALGILGLKINDSHKEIKTIEKETTSEEYTPSERVLDMLSEKPYVINLGLKSFSDAIREKGGQALQFNWKPVAGGDLKLQKVLYFLNHYHA; this is translated from the coding sequence ATGTTACACACAATAATTAAAGAAAATGCTTATCAAGATTCAGTTGTATTAATGCTATTAACGAACAAAATCAATACGATGGACGGAATCAACCGTGTGTCCATAATGATGGCAACACCAGCGAATAAAGATATTTTTGGTGGCAGCGGTCTTAGAACCCCAGAATTAGAAGCAGCATCGGCTAACGATATGGCAATTGTATTAGACATTGAAAGTGAAGAAATTGTTCCTACTGTTTTAGAGGAAATCGATGCCTTCCTACTTTCTCAAGCAACTTCAAGCAATGAGGCTGCAGAAGAAACGATTCATACATGGGATAAAGCCATGAAAATTGGTAAGGATGCAACTATCGCAATGCTTTCTATTCCTGGAACCTATGCTGCTCTTGAAGCAGAAACCGCTCTTGATGAAGGACTAAACGTTTTTATTTTCAGTGATAATGTATCGATTGAAGATGAATTGCATTTAAAACAAAAAGCCCATGAAAAAGGCCTACTTGTTATGGGGCCAGATTGTGGTACAGGAATTATCAATGGTGTACCAATGGCATTTACAAATATTGTTCGACCAGGAAAAATCGGGATTGTTGGTGCTTCAGGAACAGGTATACAAGAAGTATCTACTTTAATTGATAAATTAGGTGCAGGTGTTACAAATGCAATCGGAACAGGTGGACGCGATTTATCAGAAAAAATTGGCGGCATCACGATGTTAGATAGCATTGCAGCTTTAGAAAAAGATGCTAATACTGAAGTAATCGTAGTTATTTCAAAACCGCCTGCAAAAGCTGTTCGTGATAAAGTTTTAGCAGCCCTTCGTAATGTGACAAAGCCTGTTGTAACGATTTTCTTAGGTGAAAAACCAACGTATCATGAAGAAAATTTATATCATGCTTATACATTAGAAGAGACCGCAAGAATTGCTGTGGACCTCTTAAATCATCAACCAATCGAAGTGATGTCTGAAGAAATTGAAATTCCAACGGTTCACTTACAGGATAGTCAAAAACACATTAAAGGGTATTATTCAGGTGGAACATTGGCTAGTGAAACCGCAATGTTGATTGCAGATGCAATGAAATTAGAAAATGGCTTAATTAAAAAAGATGGTTTTGTATTAAAAACGGATGGAAATGAAGTCATTGATTTAGGAGATGATATGTACACTCAAGGGAAACCCCATCCAATGATTGATCCAGAAAAACGAATTGAAATGATTCAGCAAGCAGCCGATGATGAAACAACTGCGATTATTTTGCTAGATGTTGTTTTAGGCTATGGTGCTCATGACGATATGGCGACAGCCTTAGCACCGACCATCAAAGAAACAATTGCAAAGGCGAAAGCAAAAGGTAGAGAATTAATTGTAATTGGTACTGTTGTGGGTACTACAAGTGATCCACAAAATTTCTTCCATCAAAAACAACTCTTAGAAGAAGCTGGCGTTTTGGTATGTGATAGCAACAATCAAGCTGTTCGTACGGCACTTGGCATCTTAGGCTTAAAAATTAATGATAGTCATAAAGAAATAAAAACAATAGAAAAAGAAACAACAAGTGAAGAATATACGCCATCTGAAAGAGTGTTAGACATGTTATCTGAAAAACCATATGTTATCAACTTGGGTTTAAAGAGCTTTTCAGATGCAATTCGTGAAAAAGGTGGGCAAGCACTTCAATTTAATTGGAAACCAGTTGCTGGTGGCGATCTTAAATTACAAAAAGTATTATACTTCTTAAATCATTACCATGCATAA